The window TTGCCGCCGGAAAATCCTGCGCTTCTAGCATCAAACTGAAGCGTGTTGCGTCATCCTCGGCTTCAAACATGAGCACTACGTTGCGCTCTCCAAGTTCAGGATCCATCATCTTCAGAGTATGGATGCCCTCTTGGTCGGTGCCAGCATTAAACAACAGTACAAATACCTGCATAGGCAATGGTCTCTAACTCCATTTAGTTTAGACGATCCGTAGTCACCAGGATGAGGTCAATTCTGGGTTGTAATGATTGGG of the Cyanobacteriota bacterium genome contains:
- a CDS encoding DUF3110 domain-containing protein, translating into MQVFVLLFNAGTDQEGIHTLKMMDPELGERNVVLMFEAEDDATRFSLMLEAQDFPAA